The following proteins are co-located in the Mesorhizobium sp. M1E.F.Ca.ET.045.02.1.1 genome:
- a CDS encoding undecaprenyl-phosphate glucose phosphotransferase, whose amino-acid sequence MNEIDPAHRFSMDAVRKFEGPAEGQAPSGINDVARQVASQYRRDTMSPIMVSGVLRMVEFAMLFLSGLGLYLYFVGFFNYLAWQYPLSIAAASFLAVVLLDVTDSYQIAALMRPVANFGRVLLVWASTFALMALTAFAMKASEDYSRLLFGTWFVVGFVLIFTLRLVMSRLIRRWARDGRMERRAVIVGGGKSAEMLIRSVEKQPYNDIRICGIFDDRGDKRSPPIVAGYPKLGTISELIEFARIARIDMLIVSLPLTAESRVLQLLKKLWVLPVDIRLSAHSNALQFRPRAYSYIGSVPMLDIFDKPINDWDSVAKRSFDIIFSLVGIILFSPVMLATAIAIKLDSKGPVLFKQKRHGFNNEIIEVYKFRSMYTDKSDPTAKQTVTKNDPRVTRVGRFIRKTSIDELPQFFNSLLGSLSLVGPRPHAIAAQSHNLLYNEVVDGYFARHKVKPGVTGWAQINGWRGEMDTNEKIRMRTEYDLYYIENWSMLFDLRILFLTPVRLLNTENAY is encoded by the coding sequence ATGAACGAGATCGATCCCGCACACCGCTTTTCCATGGACGCGGTGCGCAAATTCGAGGGCCCGGCCGAGGGTCAGGCGCCCAGCGGCATCAACGACGTCGCGCGCCAGGTCGCTTCGCAGTACCGGCGCGATACGATGTCGCCGATCATGGTCAGCGGCGTGCTGCGCATGGTCGAATTCGCGATGCTGTTCCTTTCGGGGCTCGGCCTCTATCTCTACTTTGTCGGCTTCTTCAACTACCTCGCCTGGCAATACCCGCTGTCGATCGCGGCGGCGTCGTTCCTCGCGGTCGTGCTGCTCGACGTCACCGACAGCTACCAGATCGCGGCGTTGATGCGCCCTGTCGCCAATTTCGGACGCGTGCTGCTCGTCTGGGCCAGCACCTTCGCGCTGATGGCGCTCACCGCCTTCGCCATGAAGGCATCGGAAGACTATTCGCGGCTTTTGTTCGGCACCTGGTTCGTGGTCGGCTTCGTGCTGATCTTTACCCTGAGACTCGTGATGTCCAGGCTGATCAGGCGCTGGGCGCGCGACGGGCGCATGGAGCGGCGCGCCGTCATCGTCGGCGGCGGCAAGTCGGCCGAGATGCTGATCCGCTCGGTCGAGAAGCAGCCCTACAACGACATCCGCATCTGCGGCATCTTCGACGACCGCGGCGACAAGCGCTCGCCGCCGATCGTCGCCGGCTACCCGAAGCTCGGCACCATTTCCGAACTGATCGAGTTCGCCCGCATCGCCCGCATCGACATGCTGATCGTGTCGCTGCCGCTGACCGCGGAATCGCGCGTGCTGCAGCTTCTGAAGAAACTCTGGGTGCTGCCGGTCGACATCCGGCTCTCGGCGCATTCCAACGCGCTGCAATTCCGCCCGCGCGCCTATTCCTACATCGGCTCGGTGCCGATGCTCGACATTTTCGACAAGCCGATCAACGACTGGGACTCGGTCGCCAAGCGAAGCTTCGACATCATCTTCTCGCTGGTCGGCATCATCCTCTTCTCGCCGGTGATGCTCGCCACCGCGATCGCCATCAAGCTCGACAGCAAGGGTCCGGTGCTGTTCAAGCAGAAACGGCACGGCTTCAACAACGAGATCATCGAGGTCTACAAGTTCCGCTCGATGTACACCGACAAATCGGATCCGACCGCCAAGCAGACGGTGACCAAGAACGATCCGCGCGTCACCCGCGTCGGACGCTTCATCCGCAAGACGTCGATCGACGAGCTGCCGCAGTTCTTCAACTCGCTGCTCGGCTCGCTGTCGCTGGTCGGGCCGCGGCCGCATGCGATCGCCGCCCAGTCGCACAATCTGCTCTACAACGAAGTGGTCGACGGCTATTTCGCGCGCCACAAGGTCAAGCCCGGCGTCACCGGCTGGGCCCAGATCAACGGCTGGCGCGGCGAGATGGACACCAATGAAAAGATCCGCATGCGCACCGAATACGATCTCTACTACATCGAGAACTGGTCGATGCTGTTCGACCTGCGCATCCTGTTTCTGACGCCGGTCCGCCTGCTCAATACGGAAAACGCCTATTGA
- a CDS encoding O-antigen ligase family protein, whose protein sequence is MPPRAVNAKLIALISSAAIGIGILLSGFVISEPAPYELYMAGLIVVWALFGLKISRAILPLLVLLVAMNIGGMIAMTQMTELASTPLYLAVSLFLAFSAVFFASVTSTQPGLYRLIFIAYVVSAVATSLLGIAGYFHAFPGAEMFTKYDRAAGAFQDPNVFGPFLVLPGTYLLYLLLAGPVSRMPLLAVPLLIITAGIFFSFSRGAWGMFAVSAVLLTACLFLQSASGMFRLRVVVMTIAAVALLVIAVLVILQLPGVSDMFTQRAQLEQSYDTARLGRFARYAIGFQLALEHPFGIGPLVFGTIYGEDTHDIWLKALMDYGWLGFVSFLTLTLWTIAAGFRILLRDRPWQPYLLCAYVAYLGNIGLGTFIDIDHWRHLYLLLGLIWGAIALEYRHQKQLQLVRSVQVAAISSVR, encoded by the coding sequence TTGCCGCCCCGGGCGGTCAACGCCAAGCTGATCGCGCTGATTTCGTCGGCGGCGATAGGCATTGGCATCCTGCTTTCCGGCTTCGTCATCAGCGAGCCCGCGCCTTACGAGCTCTACATGGCCGGGCTGATCGTCGTATGGGCGCTGTTCGGCCTGAAAATATCGCGGGCGATATTGCCGCTCTTGGTGCTGCTGGTGGCGATGAACATCGGCGGCATGATCGCGATGACGCAGATGACGGAGCTCGCCAGCACGCCGCTCTATCTCGCCGTCTCGCTGTTCCTCGCCTTCAGCGCGGTCTTCTTCGCCTCGGTCACGTCGACGCAGCCCGGCCTCTACCGGCTGATCTTCATCGCCTATGTGGTGTCGGCGGTGGCGACTTCCCTGCTCGGCATCGCCGGCTATTTCCACGCCTTCCCGGGCGCGGAAATGTTCACCAAATACGACCGCGCCGCCGGCGCCTTCCAGGATCCGAACGTGTTCGGCCCGTTCCTAGTGCTGCCCGGCACCTATCTGCTCTATCTGCTCTTGGCCGGTCCGGTGTCGCGCATGCCGCTGCTGGCGGTGCCGCTGCTGATCATCACCGCCGGAATCTTCTTCTCCTTCTCGCGCGGCGCCTGGGGCATGTTCGCGGTGTCGGCGGTGCTGCTTACCGCCTGCCTGTTCCTGCAGAGCGCCAGCGGTATGTTCCGGCTGAGGGTCGTGGTGATGACAATCGCCGCGGTCGCCCTGCTGGTCATCGCCGTCCTCGTCATCCTGCAACTGCCCGGCGTGTCGGACATGTTCACCCAGCGCGCGCAGCTCGAGCAGAGCTATGATACCGCCCGCCTCGGCCGCTTCGCCCGCTACGCGATTGGCTTCCAGTTGGCGCTGGAGCACCCGTTCGGCATCGGCCCGCTGGTGTTCGGCACGATCTATGGCGAGGACACGCACGACATCTGGTTGAAGGCGCTGATGGACTATGGCTGGCTGGGCTTCGTCTCGTTCCTGACGTTGACCTTGTGGACGATCGCCGCCGGCTTCCGCATCCTGCTGCGCGACCGACCCTGGCAGCCCTACCTGCTTTGCGCCTATGTCGCCTATCTCGGCAATATCGGGCTCGGCACCTTCATCGACATCGACCACTGGCGCCATCTCTATCTGCTGCTCGGCCTGATCTGGGGTGCGATCGCGCTGGAGTACCGGCATCAGAAGCAATTGCAGTTGGTAAGGTCGGTGCAGGTGGCTGCAATTTCATCGGTAAGATAA
- a CDS encoding DUF1127 domain-containing protein: MPGTFRGRPLERLLALVHEWRMRRDIERSLGHLSNFHLRDIGLTKADVDAACVDSFDRSTSHALNSAAQNRRGNW; this comes from the coding sequence ATGCCGGGTACTTTTCGTGGCCGGCCGCTCGAACGCCTGCTGGCCCTTGTCCATGAATGGCGGATGCGCCGCGACATAGAGCGCTCGCTCGGTCACCTGTCCAACTTCCATCTGCGCGACATCGGCTTGACCAAAGCAGACGTCGATGCGGCCTGCGTCGACAGCTTCGATCGATCCACTTCTCACGCGCTCAATAGTGCGGCGCAGAACCGGAGGGGAAATTGGTAA
- a CDS encoding helix-turn-helix domain-containing protein gives MEPRWTIQILTELWNGSTRFNDIRKGLGNISSALLSRRLKEMEALGLVERIEDKAKGTVDYFRTKKAINLEPAMNALAEWAQCNIEAEIALSGADASTIMWGVRRKIDLAELPRRRAVIRFHFRDDPPPKYPHYWLVVESGAELPELCSLDPGRDVDLYVETGVVSLGVIIEGRSNVEREIERGGLFLSGDAGLARSMDRWLRTSVYAAFEGIVPLS, from the coding sequence CTGGAACCGCGCTGGACGATCCAAATCCTGACTGAGCTCTGGAACGGCTCGACCCGTTTCAACGACATTCGCAAGGGACTGGGCAACATCTCGTCCGCCCTCTTGTCGAGGCGGCTCAAGGAGATGGAAGCGTTGGGCCTGGTCGAGCGCATCGAGGACAAGGCGAAGGGTACGGTCGACTATTTCCGCACCAAGAAGGCGATCAACCTCGAGCCGGCGATGAACGCGCTGGCGGAATGGGCGCAATGCAACATCGAGGCGGAGATCGCGCTCAGCGGTGCGGATGCTTCGACCATCATGTGGGGCGTGCGACGAAAGATCGACCTCGCCGAATTGCCGCGGCGGCGCGCCGTCATCCGCTTCCATTTCCGCGACGATCCCCCACCGAAGTATCCCCATTACTGGCTTGTGGTCGAGTCAGGCGCGGAATTGCCCGAGTTATGCTCGCTCGACCCCGGCCGGGATGTCGACCTTTACGTCGAGACAGGAGTTGTTTCGCTTGGGGTCATCATCGAGGGCCGTTCCAACGTGGAACGCGAGATAGAAAGAGGCGGCCTTTTCCTGAGCGGCGACGCCGGTCTTGCCCGCAGCATGGACCGTTGGCTGCGAACCTCGGTCTATGCGGCGTTCGAGGGAATTGTCCCGCTTTCTTGA
- a CDS encoding pyrroline-5-carboxylate reductase → MKLGFVGTGAITESVVRGLVKAGNDLEGIAVSPRNAEVAARLAALHQLVRVARDNQRVVDSSDIVFLAVRPQVANDIVARLEFHPGQRVVSFVAGLQLEELSEWTHGIPGLCRAIPVPLVADLHGVTAIFPGDSVVTELFSSLGSVVEARDAAEFELFGAACCLMGTYFGFLDVIARWMMAKGMLNEHARDFLAHLFAGLSETARASPERSFEELRTAYSTKGSLNEQVFDLFISYGGGAAVTGGLEAAFSRLAPSLERTRHRGQGPVSSG, encoded by the coding sequence ATGAAATTGGGATTCGTCGGAACGGGTGCAATCACAGAGAGCGTCGTCAGAGGCTTGGTTAAGGCAGGGAACGACCTTGAGGGCATTGCGGTGTCGCCGCGCAACGCCGAGGTGGCTGCTCGCTTGGCAGCGCTTCATCAACTCGTCCGAGTTGCTCGTGATAACCAAAGGGTTGTTGATTCCTCCGACATCGTGTTTCTCGCGGTTCGGCCGCAAGTCGCGAATGACATCGTTGCAAGGCTAGAATTTCACCCAGGTCAACGGGTTGTGAGCTTTGTGGCGGGCCTCCAATTGGAAGAGCTCTCGGAATGGACCCATGGCATACCAGGACTCTGCCGTGCAATCCCGGTTCCTCTTGTTGCCGACTTGCATGGTGTGACCGCGATATTTCCAGGCGATTCCGTCGTCACCGAACTGTTCTCCTCGCTCGGCTCGGTCGTTGAGGCGCGCGACGCTGCGGAGTTCGAGTTGTTCGGCGCGGCGTGTTGCCTCATGGGAACTTACTTTGGATTTCTTGATGTTATCGCGCGCTGGATGATGGCGAAGGGTATGCTCAACGAGCACGCTCGCGATTTCCTCGCACATCTGTTTGCGGGCTTATCGGAAACGGCGCGCGCTTCGCCCGAAAGATCTTTCGAGGAACTGCGCACAGCTTACTCGACGAAGGGAAGTCTGAATGAGCAGGTATTTGATCTCTTCATAAGTTATGGAGGTGGAGCGGCAGTTACGGGCGGGCTGGAAGCCGCGTTCTCGAGGCTTGCTCCTAGCCTGGAGCGAACTCGTCATCGCGGTCAGGGCCCGGTGTCCTCCGGATAA